gtttgttttacctctGTATCCCTGACACCAGTTCCTGGCAACATTGTGATAATAATGTCAGCTACCAGGTATTTAGTGTGCCTGTCTCATCTCATTTAAAGTAgactttattatttccatcttctgAAAGCAGAACTGACACTCAAAGAAGATCATTTACAtggccaaggtcatacagctTGCAAGGGGCAGAATTCAAACACGGTTCTCTCTGACTTCAAAGTCTATATACTTTCCACATATTTGCTAATCAATGAATGAGTACAACATTCAGGCCCAAGGGGGCCTGATCTGAGATGACATTTGGAAGTGAGAATGACTGATACCTGGGTTCTACCTTTTTCATTTCAATATGTTAGCTTGAAGTTTTTATTCCAATTTAAGCTTTCATCTACACTACAGTATGAAAGCAAGATCTGAGTGTTGCTCTTGGtggagataggaagagagagctTGGGGCTCTGCAGAAACTGGAGTAGGGGCGTTCAGTGATGTCCTGGAACTGCCTTCTACTGGCTCGTGAGAACAAATTACAAACATCTCCCAACTCCGCATCTAGGGTTGTCATGTTAATAGTTTGAAATCAGCCGTGGTGGGAGaatttataccacagaaattggcaaacattACAAATCAGGGTTTAGTTCCCTCCGGAatccagttgttaaacatttaccagcacatcaCTGCCTGTGACCTAAAATACAAGTTATCTGCCTGCCACACACCTAACATGCAATGCTGACACAGGGACAGGATAACCATAATAGATACTCCTCTTCAATATGGGAGACAGgggagtgggggacacagaaCAGTCACTGATCCACGAACGTTCTGATATCCAGCCAGGCACATATCTCGGTCTACCCCAAATCCAGAATTCTCTTAGTTAGGGCTGGGTCTTGCTCCTTGCTAAGAGTTTCCTCTCCTCTTAAGGAGAGCCCATCAGTGCTCTCCTTGGCTTCTAGATCTACTGTCTCAGCCCTTGGCTCCACCCTCTGAGATGTCTTTCCTTTTACATAGGAAATGACCTGTGTCTGCAGCTGAGAAGTTTTCTCAGCCTGCTTCCTGCCCAAAGAAGTTGGGGGCCCAGagacatcttttcattttgaatcaTCTCTGTCCCTTTTAGTCCAAACTGGTGCTGCTTTCACTACTAAAATTATCTGTAAAACCCTGTGAGTCTTCTAAATAATGAATTGTAGTCTACTCGATTAGACAAAAGACACTCAACACTATCAAGACAGACCCCTCTTTAGGTTACAAGGCGGGATATTGTGGGTCAACACTCAAGATCCTTCGAAGCCCTTTTGTCTAGTTGAGAGGATCTACAGAACATCAtcttaaattttagattttaacaAAGGTGTTAGATCTTAACAAAGGCTCTTACAGCTgacccttttttaaatgttttgatctTCACTCGGAGACCATGTTTTACTGGCAATGCCCTGGATTTGATTTTTACCCTGAGACCATTTCTTACTTTGAGAACCTTTTGCCAGACAGAGAGGTgaggaatggaaaaatatcttATTGTTCAATCTAGCAAGTCctgttggaaatattttctctaaattctgcTTGAAAATTGAACAGTTCCTTTTTTAGTTCATGTCACTCCTGAAATGCCTTCTCATAGGCAGCTAAAATAAGCCAATTGGCACTTCCAGCATTCTGCCTGGAAATATCTTTAGCTAAATTCACAACTTTGTTAGATACCATTTCTAGCTTCCAAGTTACCACAGATGATAGCCAATACATAACacaggttcccctttctccagctTCCAGTGGCAATTTCCTCACTGTTCTTCCTACCTTTGCTAACAGTCTCCTCACCATCCTCCCAACGTCTCCCTGCCACCCAGTCCCAAAGCCAATGCTACATATTTTGGGTCTTTGTTATGGAGCACCCTACTTCTGTAACAAATTTCTGTTTCAGTTATCTCTTAATACAACTAATCAGCCCAAACATAGAGGCTTAAACCAAAAAAGTCAACACTGCTGATGATCGTGTGGTTTGACTGGGCTTATCTGGACAGCTCTTCATCTCCATTTGAGGAGTAGGTAAGGTCACTGAAGCAACTGCATTCAGTCAGGAGCTCGGATGGGACAGGAACATCTAAGATGGTGTCTGATCCTCAAAGTCTCTCGTTATTCAGTAGTCTAGCCCAAGTTTCTTTAAAGCCTGGTGGCTGGCCTCCAAAAGGGCAAAACATCATTATGTAAGCACTTACCAAGTTTCTGCTTGAACTGTGTGCTTGCCTATGTCTCATTGGCCAAATCAGGTCACACAGCCATGCCCAGACTTAATGTGGAAAGGAACTGCACCAAGCCATGAATTTTGGGAGGTGTTGTTCATTGGGGGCCAACTGTAATAGCCTACCATAGCCCCTACTTGTTATGTGTCTGCCTGCTTTAACTAGGGTAAATTAAGAGATTTTAATGGGAGGGTGCTTAGTGACATAGCAAGATTAGTTGAGCCCCTCAGACTCTTCATCTAGGATTTGGGAATTGGGGCACACTAGAAGATCATGTCTCTTAGCTAAGAGGAGCTGAGTAAAAGATTCTGTAGACTCGGGAGCTGGGGCCACCATTTAGGACCTGAGGAAACTGACAAAGGAGAAGTAGATCcacagggagagaggaatggaGTAGTCTTACTTAGAGAGATGGAGATGAGAGATGTCATGTTGGCTTTGAGAGCTGTCGAGAACAACCTTATTCCTGACTTTCCAATTCACACGAAGCCTAGttgaactttattttcatttaacaatcatgttttgagtgcctattatgtacTAGATACTACAGAGAATGGTGAACCGTACAGGCACAATCTCCaccttcatggagtttacattctagatggtggggcagggaggaggagagaagaggaggagaagtaCATAGTAAACAtatgaacaaaaaacaaaaatgactacAGAGAGTGGTAGTAGCTATAAAGACAGTTAAGCAGGACGATGTATTAGAGAAATGGTCATATTGTTGAAGGCTGCTTTAGATATGTTAGTCGGAAAAGCCTCTCTGAGAAGGAGACATTTGAGTTAATTGCCAAAAAGAAGCCAGTCCTTCAGAGATCTTGGAAAGACATTCCAGACAGAAGAAACAGCACATGCTGAGACCATGAGGTGAATCCATGTTTGGTGAGttcatggaacagaaaagagacagtATAGGTAGAACATAGTCGTTAAATGGCAAAGTGCCTAATCATACAAGTTTTTTTGTGCTAAGAGGTTTAGTTTATTCAAATAGCAATGGGAAGCCTTTGAAGGGTCCTTAAGCTAAGGAGATCATCCCATTTATGTAATAAAATGCACGCTGGCTGATATATGGAGAATGATTTGGGGACAAGAGTGGACCATCTGGGAAGCTATTGCCATAATTCAAGAGAAAGATGATGGTGGGTTGAACTAATATGTAGTAGAGGAGATGGGGATGAGTGCAATTATATTATGAATTGGAGGTGGAGCTGTCAGATATTGCAGATAGTTTTAAAGTAGGGGATGAGGGCAATCAAGGTTTTGCCTCAAGCAATGCATGTATAGGGAATAAGATTGGAGAAGGAATAGGTTTGGGTTGGGGTGGGATAAATCTAGAGTTTATCTTTGAACATGAAGAGTTTGAGATATCATTGGATATCCAAATAGAATATCAGATCAGCAGCTGGATATACAAACCTGAGGATCAGGGAGAGGTCAGGGCCAGGGATATatatttgggagtcatcagcataCAGATGGAATAGAAAGCCATGGGAATTGATGAGATCATTCTGGGAAAGAATATAGATAGAGAAGAGAGCTCAGGACCTTCAACATTGAGAggtcagggagaggaagaggagctgTCAGTAAGAGACCAAGATAGAGTGGCCAGAGTCGCAAAAACCAagagaaggaaatatttcaagAGGGAGGGAATGATTAAGTGTGTCAAACACTGCTTAAAGGTCAAATAAGATGAATATAAAGAGATGAAACCATTGGATTTGGCAGTGTAGAAAGTGTTGGTGATCCTGACAAGAGCAGTTTCAGTGGAGTGGAGGGAACAGAAACCCAATTAAGGTGTTCCAGGAGGTCAGGTaagggatgaagagagaaaattggATAAGAGTAATAGTGATAGGAAGAAATACATAGAATCATTGTGGTGAGGGACTGGATATGGTTTCTAGAGGTGATAAGGAGGGTAGTGGTGCCACCAATTCTAAGAACAGAAAGAGGGGTGTATAGGAAGGAAAAGAGTGATTTCcatttgggaaaatttttattttaatgtgctgGCAGGACATTCATGTGGCAAAATTAAGCAGTTAGAAGTTTAAACCTGAAGGTTGTTGattcccaaatcttttttttttttttgagagagagctctagagagagaaagtggggagggggagagagagggggagacagaggatccaaagcaggctccacactgacagcagagagcccgatgtggggctcaaacccatgaaccattagatcatgacctgagccaagttggacgctcaaccgactgagccatccaggcactccgtTGATTCCCAAGTCCATATATCTAGTCCAGAGGTGCAAAGTGGTCTAGACTAGACATCCAGATATGAGACTCACCAGCATAAAAATTGTGTTGGCTGACCATGAATGTGGGTAAGAACTCTCTTCAGTGTAGAGTAAAAGGAAGTGAAGGTCAAAGACAAACTATGGAGAACTCTTGCATTGAACAGAtggtcatagaaaaaaaaaaaaaagccagcaaagaaaatcaaggaagacTCATAAGAGTTGTGTCATAGAAGccaagagagaaaagattttcAATAAAGAAGGGGTGGTCAACAATGCCAAGTGCTGCAGGGAGTTCAAGCATGCTGAGAGTAAAGAGGTAGCACTGACACTCAGAAGACCATAGTGACTGGGGGTTCTTGTGTCCGCAGGCTTTTCCAACATCAACCAGACTCGTCTTGACTTCCACTTCTCCTCTGATAGAACTGCTAGTGCCATGGAGATCCAGCAGGCCAGCGTCATGTTCTTTGTACAGCTCCCTCCCGATACCATCACCTTACCTTTGAAGCTGAGGATCCTTGTGCCAGGCTCACATGACACCAACCTCACCTGGGCCACTCAGCAACTGCTGGAGGTGGATGCCAGTGGCTGGCACCGGCTCTTCTTGGGGCCTGAAGCTCAGGCTGCCTTCAGCCAAGGGCACTTGACCCTGGAGCTGGTACCTGAAGGCCAAGGAGCCCAGAGCTCGGTCATACTGGGTGGGGCTGCCCACAGACCTTTTGTGGCAGCCAAGGTGAAAGTTGGGGGCAAGCACCGGCTTCACCGGCGAGGCATCGACTGCCAGGGTGGGTCAAGGATGTGCTGCCGACGAGAGTTCTTTGTGGACTTCCGTGAGATTGGCTGGCACGACTGGATCATCCAGCCTGAGGGCTATGCAATGAACTTCTGCACAGGGCAGTGCCCACTGCATGTGGCAGGCATGCCTGGCATTGCTGCCTCCTTTCACACTGCGGTGCTCAATCTTCTCAAGGCCAACACAGCGGCAGGCACCGCCGGAGGGGGTTCATGCTGTGTGCCCACGGCCCGGCGCCCCTATCTCTGCTCTACTATGACAGGGACAGCAACATTGTCAAGACTGACATACCTGACATGGTGGTAGAGGCCTGTGGGTGCAGTTAGTCCGTGTGTGGTATGGACAGCCCAAGGTGGGGTAGGCAAGCATGCCCTCCCGGAAGTACCCTTCCTTGAGAGGAAGAGATGGCCCCATTACTGACTCTGTCCAGAAGGAGGGCTCCCTCTTCCTGAGCAACTGATGGAAATTATGCCAACTGTGACTTGAGGAGATCTTCATCCAAAGAGAGTCACTGTACATCTTCATGACCACCAGTCTCTCTCCTCAAGCTTAGTCTATCCAGCAAGCCCCACAGGCTCAACTGCCACCCCAGGGACTCTGATCCACCTGCAGCCATTGGCAGTGACATCTAGTTCCTAGGCAGAGATATCCGTAGCCTACCCTTAATCCATCCCATAATCCACAATACTTCCCCCTCTTCCCGCTTGATGGCTGTCACTCCAGGATGAGCTGACCAAGCCCCTTCCCCGATTTTCTGGATTACCAGAGAGTCCCTTCCTTGGATTCACTGGGGATTAgatcactgttttccaaagtgaggTTTACTCTTCTCTGTATCTTGAGCCCCTTTCTTATTTGCCTTGCTGGGCTACTAAGGCTCTCTTGGCACATCCTTATCCATTCTTTTCCCTGTTCTATGACCTTAGGGGCTGACTCACCTGAGCTCCTTTGGCCTCTGGCTTCCTGCTGAATTTGACTAAGGGGAGACACAAGCAGGAGATCAAAGGATAGGAGGTGATAGAGGCCAGGGTATTTCTTACTCCTGTTCCCTCTTTCTAGTTGCCATGGATCTGTGTGACTGTGGCTGCGGCCTGTCCCTACAACTCCTGTCTGGCTCGCCACTGGCCCCAGCTCTGCCTAGGTTCTGATATCACTGCTTCTGCACTAGGGGCTTGCTAGTCCCGGGGAGCTTCAACATCCCTCCTTGGTTCCCTTAACCCTGCCTCTGTAAATAAGTTCTTTATTAAGTCTCCTTCATGATACAAACGCAGACAGCTGAATAGTTCTTTTGTCTCCTGCTGAGACCCTGGCTGACACCAAGGATGACACAGAGTTTGCCTGCCTTGTGCACTTctactctctctcacacacaggcTCCTCAGGGCTGAGCTGTTGTGTCTATCCCGTACTTCatgcctcttccttccccaggctGCCTCGTCTTCTTTCTtaggcctcctcctccccagctcccagagACACCTTCGCTGGTCTCAGTGCCGATAAAGACTTAGGTTTTACctgctcttctcctctctctatcCTCACTCCGAGAGATGAGACAGATCACTGCTCACTCAGCAACCAGGCTGACAACCTGTGAGCCCTTCTGTGGTGGGAGGCAGAGGCACGGCTCAGAGCTGGCTGCCCTCCCTCACTGAACCCAAGGGCTCCATCCAGGAGACGTGCTTGGAAGCTGGAACTGGCCAAGGGCCACTCGCATGGGACAGGGAGAGTAAAAGGAAGGCACGGAATGAGGACAGGGAGGTATTTGCTCTGAGACGGGGTCCTCTCTAGACCTTTGCCCTTCTTTCCCCATCATCCCCTCCCTTTGGCTGGACAGCCCTGAACCATGGGGTCGATATTGTCTGCAGCCCAAGGCCGAGTTTGCGCAAAACCCATGTGTCCTTTGGGTGATGTGATGTCTGTGTTTGCTCAGCTTATAACCCCCTCCTCCCAGGGTCTGAGGTCCCTGGAATAGGAAGCCTAGAAGAGACAGCCTGAAAGGGACGTCCTTAGGGCCCTGCAAATCTGAGCCTTGGGGCTTCCTGAGCAACCCACGGAAGCTCTGCCACCTTTGCCTTGAGGAGATCTTCATTTAAGGACAACATCTAAGGAAGTCTTCTGTGCCTCTTTCCCCCCCTTCCACAGTGTGTCCCCTCCCTACAAGCCACTGTGATCTAACCTCTCTCCCTCCAACTACACCTTCAGTCTGCAGGGGCAAGACAAAGGTGAGATGAAGCAAGGCActcacttggggggggggggcaaaattgTAAGGGGATGTCAAGAAATTCATCaattaagataaataatatcttaatggaatatttttaaaacaccaaaatGAATGCCCCCAAACCCATGATGGACAACataacaaatcttaaaataaacACGGCATCAGTAttactctctttctttttggCTCTGCCTtttgggaaaagggaaaagggtgGGTCTGTTTTCTTCCGAACCTTTTCTTCCGGAGCCTCTTGGCCCCTAACTCCAGACTGAGTTGGGTTTTTCTCATTTGGGCAAGATAATCACTCCGGCTTCTACTTCCTTACCCACCTCCaagcctgtccctccccagcacccAACCAGGTTGGTGGTAGGGCGGGCCTGTGAGGCAGATGGCTGGGGTATTTATAACCTGGGAGCACTTCTTGGGGAAAGTGACTAAGATGCTAAGAGCATATTTATAGCTGGGTTCTGACGTAAGTGTCAGTGGGGAGGTAGGGCCAGGCCAGGCACAGCAgcaagagggtaggaagagctgaaaattgggggcacctgatAGAGAGGGTCGGGGAGAAGTAGGGTCGGCTGCCACTTTGTTCTGCTTCCCTTGACTCTGTCTCCTGGCACCCACAGGTAAGCCCTCTGAGACACCAAGCATAGGCAGAATCTTCTTCACAGTTCCATGTTCCAGACCCTAGGAGCAGAGGGCTGTCACTCTCATCATCCTCAACCAACAGAGAAGTTGCTGAGAGCCGGGGAGAGAACTGGACAGAGGGGTTTGAATATGTTTTGACCCGGGGAGACACgtagggaggagaggagagtctCAGAGTCTCATCtcactgtcccctctccccctccccaccacacagtGCCCTGGGTTTCTAGGAAGAGCCTGGCACCCGTCGCCAAGCTCCATTGCCACGTGTCAATATGACGAGGTCTAAAACCAAAGGTAGCGGCGACGTGGGGCCTGACGACAGCTTCTGCTCTCTGGcagtggagagaggggagagcacCGGACCAGCCTCTCTGTCTGCTgtaggagagacagagtcccCAGAATGAGAGGTTGGGAAGCGTCCGCATCTCCCCACTTCTGAGAACAGCCCATTCCCTGGGAAGCTGGTCAACGCTAAGCCAGATGCGGTCCAGTGGCGCCACACTGCCACATGGTGGACACCGGCGGTACTGAGGCCCGGCCCCCAAAGCACCACTTTTCTTCCCCTGGTGCCAGGTCTAATAGTCTCTTGACAGCCCCCACTGGCTAAAGAGAGGGGAGATTAATCAAATGGCGTAGGGGCACATTTCCCAATCACACTTCTTGCTTTCTAGCTTCTTGAAGAAACCAGGGACACGGAGAGAAAGGCTAGCATGAAGTCAACCCTAAGTTG
The genomic region above belongs to Prionailurus bengalensis isolate Pbe53 chromosome B4, Fcat_Pben_1.1_paternal_pri, whole genome shotgun sequence and contains:
- the INHBC gene encoding inhibin beta C chain encodes the protein MISSLLLAFLLLAPAPAAIPRADSQCLACGGPALDLDRQRELLLDLAKRSILDKLRLSQRPTLSRPVSRAALRTVLQHLHGPPQGTLLEADREQEYEIISFADTGFSNINQTRLDFHFSSDRTASAMEIQQASVMFFVQLPPDTITLPLKLRILVPGSHDTNLTWATQQLLEVDASGWHRLFLGPEAQAAFSQGHLTLELVPEGQGAQSSVILGGAAHRPFVAAKVKVGGKHRLHRRGIDCQGGSRMCCRREFFVDFREIGWHDWIIQPEGYAMNFCTGQCPLHVAGMPGIAASFHTAVLNLLKANTAAGTAGGGSCCVPTARRPYLCSTMTGTATLSRLTYLTWW